In the Primulina tabacum isolate GXHZ01 chromosome 15, ASM2559414v2, whole genome shotgun sequence genome, CTatataaatattctttttataATAAGGGTTTGATAGATGCTACACATATGAGTAATACTTTTAATTTGTTTACTCGGTACATGATATCATATGATTCATGAATCAGATCGGGCATGACGTGTTAAATCTTGGGAAGAAATACAAACAAGTGTGTTGTTTCGATCGTACAAGTTTGATGATGATTATAGATGAAGAATCAAGCGCATTCGAACGCGTGAAGGAGTTTGATGAAGCATTCCATGAAGACATATCGAGTAAcaaaacatttgagtgcgaaATGACCCCGAAAAGCTGTCAGAATATGCCCCAGCGCGCAGAACAGCACGGCCCAGTGGGAAAAATCCCTGCCCCAACGCACAGACGCGCCGCAGCGGATTTTTTTCCCTGTCCCAGCGCTCACCCTACTCACCGGCGGAATAAAATAGCCGCCCCAGCACGCCTACTAAGCAGACTTTGCGAGACCAGCGCACCCCATCGgataaacatataaaaaaaagttGTAACTTTTATATGAACAATAATGGTGGCGTTTGTTAATTGTTCTTCACTCGAATTGTCAatgacgagttctttgaaggttcgtttgagaTCAGTTGTTATCTTCGGGAATattagttgttaattttttCGTAGTTTAGAGGTAAATATCACAAACATTCACttgtttcaaaaatattgaGACAACCAACGTTCTTtatttcatcgaatcgagggtGTGACTCTGTTTTTTAGCGCGTTAGCTTTTCGTGTCTGAAGAATATCATCATGATACGTGTGTTGAGTGATGAATCATGGTAATTTATCTATCTATCATAGTTGAATATTGAGTGATAACTACACATGTATTGAATGAATAAGAACATCGTTAATGTGGATGACATGAACAAACTTTTTTCTAAGAACATCCACAATGGTTGATGTTGGATTGTCATGTCATCTTTATTTTCAATATCCGCCATTGTGGAACATTGGAAATAGTGCCCAAATATCCGATTACGAAATTTTAAcggtttttttataattaatttaaaaataaaaaatatttcaaaaataattcaaaaaaaattattttacaaaaataCTTTAATCCGCGTTTACAAAGTTATCCAAATTTCTCGAGTAACGCTCTTTTAATTTAATATCTATGTGGTTTGTAATTTTGTTTTCATGTAATGTGTTGTAATATCTTCGTGGTTTGTACTTTTCGATTATTAATGttacaaatattatttttgatgaATTAATTTTGTGCAGttcgtttttattttttacatatTAGTTGTTCAAAACTAACCGATATGAAGTGGTCGTTACAAAATAGTTTTTAAAAACTAGAAGCTTtctaattttatatttgaataaaaatataatattaaatatatattaaattaattaaagttgagataaatttattagaaaaatataaatgattttattaaaatggaaaaaagatattattaaagtgaaaGTGAAACCATAAATATTTGGTTCGTGGAATACTTGATTATGAGATGTGGTATCTAATTAATGATATGGACCACCAGGTCTACAATATTTGGGAGAAATAAACTTGTTATTGTGGATGCTCtaaacaattttaaaaagagATCaccaaaataatcattttaataattttcattattatttttatcacaaaaaaaaaaaaaaaactaatgctTTATATGATAAAATGAGGATATTGTTAAAACTGAGACTTTGATCTAACTTCATCCCAAAGTTAGCTCAAGAGTGATGATTGTCTAAATCAACATAACTTTCAAGGACTTAATCAAGTAAATGTGAGACATTTAACACATCTCATTCACGTACAGAAATGAATTGAAGCGTGAAATTTATAAGATATTAGCGAGTGGCTCAGAGGGATCGGCTGAATTAAGTCATTGGGAGTTGTGTATATGGACTTGAATAATCCTTTATCCTTAACCTAGCTTTTGGGATGGAGTTAGGCTCAagtctcaatcttaacatgatatcagagCTCAAGCTCATCGTTATGTGTTGGATTGTCCGATGGGCCACTGataatatcttgtaaatttTACGCTTCAATTATTCATTTTCTAGCACGAAAAAAGTGTGTGTTAAATGTCTCATATTGACTGAATTAATTCTTTGAGTTGTATATACGGACTTGGCACATCGAATGGATTAAGTCCTTGGAAGTTGTATAAATGGACTTGGACAATTTTCTCTCTTTAGCTAACTTTTGGGGTGCACATACGTTAAAGTCTCAATATTAGCATGATATCAAAGTCCAGACCCACCGTTGCTCGctgttatgtgttggactgtcAAATAAGTCATCCAACAATATTTTGTAAACTTTACACTCCAGTTATTAATTCCTGAGCGTGAGGGTTGTATTTATGTTAGATGTCTCGTATCGACTGAATTAAGTTTTTAAGAGTTTTATATGCGGAGTTAGATAATCATTATTCATTGTGCTagcttttgaaattgaattaaattcaaGTCTCAATCTTAACACACACTCAGTATACATCCAAAGTGTAGACACAACAAGTTCttcatcatttaaaaaaaaaaatcatttaaatgtagaagataataaaaaaaaaggaaaagaaaaggaaTTTCAACATTCATTATCAACCCATATTCTACCTAATTCTTCGTAGAAAAACAAACGATCTATTTCCAAAACCTTAATACCATATTAGTTGAAGTTAGTTATATAGATCCCTATTCACTTATTGCATGTTATAATCGTTTATTTAATTCATATctggtattttattaataacGTACATATGTAATGCGCTGTCTACTACCAGcggatttattattttcaaacaaTCAATATTCTTATTAATTgaacaataaatttaaattaaaaaggtGAAGGAAAATGATATTATTAGATTTTTAATGTTACGTAAACTAATATGATATAAAGTCCTAAACATGTATATAGGATTGATACCCTTCTAAGGACCCGGGTCATCGATGACCCGGGATATTAAATAGATTCCCAAATCAGGGTCAATCTGCTGGATGGATTCTTCTGAAAGCCGGGCAGACGCAAGCTTGGGCTCTACTCCCCGGGCAATCAGAAGCCCGGGCTCTCATGTAAGCCCCCGGGAGGCATTCTACTCAGTCCGACTCGATATGAGTGAAGTATTTAATGCCGCTGATAAACAGTGTGTATAGCCGACATATCTCTGACACTAATGCAAGTGGTCAATAAATCAAGTGGGCTGGACGTGACTAGTGCAAGATTTAACATGTCAGAATATAGGGTGtgctcagccgtcctactataattagtaggtagcacggagaacgaggtcatcattatttctcctactataaataccaggttctctctttacattcattcattcatgaattcattcattcacaccaatatcacaaccatcacttggttacattggttcttagcttgaatcattcactgacttaagcatcggagtggccacgtcggacacccctccggcgcccattcacgagttcatctcCCTGTCTGCAGGTCACAGTGGAAGCAATAGCTCACAGATCCATCTACCTTGCTCATTTTCCTGAACAACATTATTGAttcgatccggtggagcacccgaccctgctcatCTATTTCGCCAGGatcgcatcattggcgccgtctgtgggaaattgagctcaagacgtagatatggttttcattcaaaaataagcCCAACTCTGCTTGGCAAACATACAAGTCCGACCAGCTCGGCACTCAGATCTTATATGTGGATTTCATATGGGCTCAAAGCTCAGCAGCTATCCCGGATTGGCATGAAGAGCATTTACTATGCACTCAGTAGCATACAGCTATATTAGTCACCTAATTTAGCTCAACCAGAGAAGTTTCACTCTACCGGAAATGAATTCGGATTCAATATTTCCAGGTtagtgatttgatttttaataaaactaaaacagcAGGTAGAGCAAAAtctcttaagcccgggaggtacgaggccccggcacattatcttaagtccgggaggtataaggccccggcacattcttgaAATTCCGGGAgttatgaggccccggcacattctttAAAGTCCGGGAAATATAAgtccccggcacattatctcaaatccgggagatacgaggccccggcatcttatgcGAATCCCGGGAGATACGAGGCCCCGACAcattatttataagcccagggttctcaaacctggctcggggctccgcacctcgaccactcccaagtcccgggacatgctccctggcccaaggctccgcaccttggttatttataagcccagggttctcaaacctggctcggggctacgtacctcgaccattcatgaaggccagggctccgcaccctgtttaactattaagtccagggatccgtaccctggctcggggctccgtacctcgaccattcatgaagacCAGGTCTCcacaccctggttatctataaagtccagggatccgtaccctggctcggggctccgtacctcgaccattcatgaaagccagggctccgcaccctggttatctattaagtccagggatccataccctggctcggggctccgtacctcgaccattcatgaagacagatctccgcaccctggttatctattaagtccagggatccgtaccctggctcggggctccgtacctcgaccattcatgaaggccaggtctccgcaccctggttatctattaagtccagggatccgtaccctggctcggggctccgtacctcgaccattcatgaaggccagggctccgcaccctggttatctattaagtccagggatccgtaccctggctcggggctccgtacctcgaccattcatgaaggccaggtCTCCGCAcactggttatctattaagtccagggacccgtaccctggcctggagacccgtacctcggtcatctgttaagtccagggatccgtaccctggctcggggctccgtacctcgaccattcatgaaggccagggctccgcaccctgtttatctattaagtccagggatccgtaccctggctcgacgctccgtacctcgaccattcatgaaggccagggctccgcaccctggttatctattaagtccagggatccgtaccctggctcggggctccgtacctcgaccattcatgaaggccaggtctccgcaccctggttatctattaagtccagggatccgtaccctggctcggggctccgtacctcgaccattcatgaaggccagggctccgcaccctggttatctattaagtccagggatctgtaccctggctcggggctccgtatcTCGACAATTCATGAAGGACAAgtctccgcaccctggttatctattaagtccaaggACCCATACCCTGACCCAGGGACCCGCACCAtggttatctattaagcccagggatccgtaccctggtcCGAGGACCTGTACCCCGGTCATCTACTAagtacatggatttttacacgGTTCAGAGCTCGACATCCCGACTACTTATTGAAAGTTTCTGGCGTATTATCTCAAGTACGGGAGACATAAGGCCCCGGCACCACATATTTAAAGCCCGGGATACTGAAGCGCCCGGCGCCTCATCTCATCTCTGGGATATttgaagcccccgatgctttTATAAAACAATATTGATTATCTCTCTTTGGGAATTCAtgcatgactgatcgggacagcgagtatgactctagcccgactatttaggGGATGTGTGATGATACCCTTCTAAGGTTCCGGGTCATCGATGACCCGGGATATTAAATGGATTCCCAAATCAGGGTCAATCTGCTGGATGGATTCTTCTGAAGCCGGGCAGGCGCAAGCTTGGGCTCTACTCCCCGGGCAATCAGACGCCCGGGCTCTCATGTAAGCCCCCGGGAGGCATTCTACTCGGTCCGACTCGATATGAGTGAAGTATTTAATGCCGCCGATAAACAGTGTGTATAGCCGACATATCTCTGACACTAATGCAAGTGGTCAATAAATCAAGTGGGCTGGACGTGACTAGTGCAAGATTTAACATGTCAGAATATAGGGTGtgctcagccgtcctactataattagtaggtagcacggAGAAAAAGGTCATCATTAtttctcctactataaataccaggttctctctttacattcattcattcatgaattcattcattcacaccaatatcacaaccatcacttggttacattggttcttagcttgaatcattcactgacttaagcatcggagtggccacgccggacacccctctggcgcccattcacgagttcatctcCCTGTCTGCAGGTCACAGTGGAAGCAATAGCTCACAGATCCATCTACCTTGCTCATTTTCCTGAACAACATTATTGAttcgatccggtggagcacccgaccctgctcatCTATTTTCGCCAGGatcgcatcattggcgccgtctgtgggaaattgagctcaagacgtagatatggttttcattcaaaaataagcCCAACTCTGCTTGGCAAATATACAAGTCCGACCAGCTCGACACTCAGATCTTATATGTGGATTTCATATGGGCTCAAAGCTCAGCAGCTATCCCGGATTGGCATGAAGAGCATTTACTATGCACTCAGTAGCATACAGCTATATTAGTCACCTAATTTAGCTCAACCAGAGAAGTTTCACTCTACCGAAAATGAATTCGGATTCAATATTTCCAGGTtagtgatttgatttttaataaaactaatacAGCAGGTAAAGCAAAAtctcttaagcccgggaggtacgaggccccggcacattatcttaagtccgggaggtataaggccccggcacattcttgaaagtccgggagttatgaggccccggcacattctttaaagtccgggagatataaggccccggcacattatctcaagtccgggagatacgaggccccggcatcttatgcAAATCCCGGGAGATACGAGGCCCCGACAcattatttataagcccagggttctcaaacctggctcggggctccgcacctcgaccactcccaagtcccgggacatgcaccccggcccaaggctccgcaccttggttatttataagcccagggttctcaaacctggctcggggctacgtacctcgaccattcatgaaggccagggctccgcaccctgtttaactattaagtccagggatccgtaccctggctcggggctccgtacctcgaccattcatgaaggccaggtctccgcaccctggttatctattaagtccagggatccgtaccctggctcggggctccgtacctcgaccattcatgaaggtcagggctccgcaccctggttatctattaagtccagggatccataccctggctcggggctccgtacctcgaccattcatgaaggccagatctccgcaccctggttatctattaagtccagggatccgtaccctggctcggggctccgtacctcgaccattcatgaaggccaggtctccgcaccctggttatctattaagtccagggatccgtaccctggctcggggcaccgtacctcgaccattcatgaaggacagggctccgcaccctggttatctattaagtccagggatccgtaccctggctcggggctccgtacctcgaccattcatgaaggccaggtCTCCGCACcgtggttatctattaagtccagggacccgtaccctggcccggggacccgtacctcggtcatctattaagtccagggatccgtacctcgaccattcatgaaggccagggctccgcaccctgtttatctattaagtccagggatccgtaccctggctcggggctccgtacctcgaccattaaTGAAGGCCAGatctccgcaccctggttatctattaagtccagggatccgtaccctggctcggggctccgtacctcgaccattcatgaaggccaggtctccgcaccctggttatctattaagtccagggatccgtaccatggctcggggctccgtacctcgaccattcatgaaggacagggctccgcaccctggttatctattaagtccagggatccgtaccctggctcggggctccgtacctcgaccattcatgaaggccaggtCTCCGCACcgtggttatctattaagtccagggacccgtaccctggcccggggacccgtacctcggtcatctattaagtccagggatccgtacctcgaccattcatgaaggccagggctccgcaccctgtttatctattaagtccagggatccgtaccctggctcggggctccgtacctcgaccattcatgaaggccagagctccgcaccctggttatctattaagtccagggatccgtaccctggctcggggctccgtacctcgaccatttatgaaggccaggtctccgcaccctggttatctattaagtccagggatccgtaccctggctcggggctccgtacctcgaccattcatgaaggccagggctccgcaccctggttatctattaagtccagggatctgtaccctggctcggggctccgtatctcgaccattcatgaaggacaaggtctccgcaccctggttatctattaagtccaaggacccgtaccctgacccagggacccgcaccctggttatctattaagcccAGGGATCCGTACCTTGGTCCGAGGACCTGTACCCCGGTCATCTACTAagtacatggatttttacacgGCTCAGAGCTCGACATCCCGACTACTTATTGAAAGTTTCTGGCGTATTATCTCAAGTACGGGAGACATAAGGCCCCGGCACCACATATTTAAAGCCCGGGATACTGAAGCGCCCGGCGCCTCATCTCATCTCTGGGATATttgaagcccccgatgctttTATAAAACAATATTGATTATCTCTCTTTGGGAATCCAtgcatgactgatcgggacagcgagtatgactctagcccgactatttaggGGATGTGTGATGATACCCTTCTAAGGTTCCGGGTCATCGATGACCCGGGATATTAAATGGATTCCCAAATCAGGGTCAATCTGCTGGATGGATTCTTCTGAAGCCGGGCAGGCGCAAGCTTGGGCTCTACTCCCCGGGCAATCAGACGCCCGGGCTCTCATGTAAGCCCCCGGGAGGCATTCTACTCGGTCCGACTCGATATGAGTGAAGTATTTAATGCCGCCGATAAACAGTGTGTATAGCCGACATATCTCTGACACTAATGCAAGTGGTCAATAAATCAAGTGGGCTGGACGTGACTAGTGCAAGATTTAACATGTCAGAATATAGGGTGtgctcagccgtcctactataattagtaggtagcacggAGAAAAAGGTCATCATTAtttctcctactataaataccaggttctctctttacattcattcattcatgaattcattcattcacaccaatatcacaaccatcacttggttacattggttcttagcttgaatcattcactgacttaagcatcggagtggccacgccggacacccctccggcgcccattcacgagttcatctcCCTGTCTGCAGGTCACAGTGGAAGCAATAGCTCACAGATCCATCTACCTTGCTCATTTTCCTGAACAACATTATTGATTCGATCCGGTGGAGCATCCGACCCTGCTCATCTATTTTCGCCAGGatcgcatcattggcgccgtctgtgggaaattgagctcaagacgtagatatggttttcattcaaaaataagcCCAACTCTGCTTGGCAAATATACAAGTCCGACCAGCTCGACACTCAGATCTTATATGTGGATTTCATATGGGCTCAAAGCTCAGCAGCTATCCCGGATTGGCATGAAGAGCATTTACTATGCACTCAGTAGCATACAGCTATATTAGTCACCTAATTTAGCTCAACCAGAGAAGTTTCACTCTACCGAAAATGAATTCGGATTCAATATTTCCGGGTtagtgatttgatttttaataaaactaaaacagcAGGTAAAGCAAAAtctcttaagcccgggaggtacgaggccccggcacattatcttaagTCCGTGAGGTAtaaggccccggcacattcttgaaagtccgggagttatgaggccccggcacattctttaaagtccgggagatataaggccccggcacattatctcaagtccgggagatacgaggccccggcatcttatgcAAATCCCGGGAGATACGAGGCCCCGACAcattatttataagcccagggttctcaaacctggctcggggctccgcacctcgaccactcccaagtcccgggacatgcaccccggcccaaggctccgcaccttggttatttataagcccagggttctcaaacctggctcggggctacgtacctcgaccattcatgaaggccagggctccgcaccctgtttaactattaagtccagggatccgtaccctggctcggggctccgtacctcgaccattcatgaaggccaggtctccgcaccctggttatctattaagtccagggatccgtaccctggctcggggctccgtacctcgaccattcatgaaggtcagggctccgcaccctggttatctattaagtccagggatccataccctggctcggggctccgtacctcgaccattcatgaaggccagatctccgcaccctggttatctattaagtccagggatccgtaccctggctcggggctccgtacctcgaccattcatgaaggccaggtctccgcaccctggttatctattaagtccagggatccgtaccatggctcggggctccgtacctcgaccattcatgaaggacagggctccgcaccctggttatctattaagtccagggatccgtaccctggctcgggactccgtacctcgaccattcatgaaggccaggtCTCCGCACcgtggttatctattaagtccagggacccgtaccctggcccggggacccgtacctcggtcatctattaagtccaaggatccgtacctcgaccattcatgaaggccagggctccgcaccctgtttatctattaagtccagggatccgtaccctggctcggggctccgtacctcgaccattcatgaaggccagggctccgcaccctggttatctattaagtccagggatccataccctggctcggggctccgtacctcgaccatttatgaaggccaggtctccgcaccctggttatctattaagtccagggatccgtaccctggctcggggctccgtacctcgaccattcatgaaggccagggctccgcaccctggttatctattaagtccagggatttgtaccctggctcggggctccgtatctcgaccattcatgaaggacaggtctccgcaccctggttatctattaagtccaaggacccgtaccctgacccagggacccgcaccctggttatctattaagcccagggatccgtaccctggtcCGAGGACCTGTACCCCGGTCATCTACTAAGTACATAGATTTTTACACGGCTCAGAGCTCGACATCCCGACTACTTATTGAAAGTTTCTGGCGTATTATCTCAAGTACGGGAGACATAAGGCCCCGGCACCACATATTTAAAGCCCGGGATACTGAAGCGCCCGGCGCCTCATCTCATCTCTGGGATATttgaagcccccgatgctttTATAAAACAATATTGATTATCTCTCTTTGGGAATCCAtgcatgactgatcgggacagcgagtatgactctagcccgactatttaggGGATGTGTGATGATACCCTTCTAAGGACCCGGGTCATCGATGACCCGGGATATTAAATGGATTCCCAAATCAGGGTCAATCTGATGGATGAATTCTTCTGAAGCCGGGCAGGCGCAAGCTTGGGCTCTACTCCCCGGGCAATCAGACGCCCGGGCTCTCATGTAAGCCCCCGGGAGGCATTCTACTCGGTCCGACTCGATATGAGTGAAGTATTTAATGCCGCCGATAAACAGTGTGTATAGCCGACATATCTCTGACACTAATGCAAGTGGTCAATAAATCAAGTGGGCTGGACGTGACTAGTGCAAGATTTAACATGTCAGAATATAGGGTGTGCTCAGTcgtcctactataattagtaggtagcacgaagaacgaggtcatcattatttctcctactataaataccaggttctctctttacattcattcattcatgaattcattcattcacaccaatatcacaaccatcacttggttacattggttcttagcttgaatcattcactgacttaagcatcggagtggtcacgtcggacacccctccggcgcccattcacgagttcatctcCCTGTCTGCAGGTCACAGTGGAAGCAATAGCTCACAGATCCATCTACCTTGCTCATTTTCCTGAACAACATTATTAATTCGATCCGatggagcacccgaccctgctcatCCATTTCGCCAGGATCGCATCAATGATGATTAATCAATTTAAAACATTAAGGTGCTACGACAGAACATGCAAAGACGTATAAATGGTATAATATACAAGATATCAACAATAatttcataatattataatttgaggttgaaaaataataataatataactataaatttattagtaaaatatgatatttaattaGTTTTATAACAAATGAATTATTAATATGATATTAAACGTTTCATTTTTGCACGGCTTGCATTAGGTGATCTCTTTGACAGAACGGATAAAGGGGCTCTATCTCCTTAGTTACGGACAATTAGACCTTATCTACTGCGCCCGACCTTCCCCCCGGCTCTCGAATATCTTGGTGTCATAGACTTATATAAAGGTTTTTTCTTAATATAAAAACATTAATATTTTATAGATCCGgtgaaattattaatttatcattttggccgGAGTTGAGATGAAAAAAAGTATTATCATATTGAAAGAGTTTTTCGATGCTCACATGGGTAATATTATTTGTAGTAGCTAGAatgatattatataattttaaaatataataattgcaACACGATTTAAGTAGCTTAAGACAGAATCTCCATGTTCTTGCCGTTAACCTCCCATACATGGATCGATAtcctatatatacatatattatatatatacacatacaaatacatacGAACAAAAACTTGAAAAGAAGGGATTACTAGTTTGTGGTCCTCACACATCCCCTTTTCCCAGTTTTCAACTTTTATCTCTCAAAATTCTCATCGCATCACCACCAAACATCTTTCATCGAATTGATGGAAGCCGCCAGTAGTATTAATAGGAGGATTTCACACGATTGATCTCAAGCACAGGTCCATTCTGAAGCAAAAGATGAACATGGATGGTCGTGTCACTCATGAATCCGAAGATGATGAGCGGatgggtggtggtggtggtggtggcgtGATTGATGATGATAAGAGGAAAAGGGCTGAGGCGGGTGGCGGCGCCTCCGGCAAGAAGGGGTCAATTGGTGGTGGAAGTAGTTCAGTCATGAAGATGTGTCGGGCGGAGAAGTGCTCCGTGGATTTGGGTGATGCTAAGGCCTATCACCGGCGGCACAAGGTCTGCGAACACCACGCCAAGGCGCAGGTGGTGCTGGTGGCCGGAATCCAGCAGAGGTTCTGCCAGCAATGCAGCAGGTTTGGTTTTTCATACTTGAAACTGTCTTTGTTTTATcgtccaaataattattatatagcTTGATGTGGACTTGTTTTCCTTtggatatatattattttaatttatcttGAGATCTATTGGATACGGTGtttcatattattttattgGTTTGATCCATTAATTGTTGACTGGTTGGTAATGTacgtttttaatattttattttattttctaattaCACTTGCcac is a window encoding:
- the LOC142527802 gene encoding squamosa promoter-binding protein 1-like isoform X1; the protein is MNMDGRVTHESEDDERMGGGGGGGVIDDDKRKRAEAGGGASGKKGSIGGGSSSVMKMCRAEKCSVDLGDAKAYHRRHKVCEHHAKAQVVLVAGIQQRFCQQCSRFHELLEFDESKRSCRRRLAGHNERRRKNPPDHPNSNSQTIDNRGSAPAAAPSLLSSSSPLLF
- the LOC142527802 gene encoding squamosa promoter-binding protein 1-like isoform X2: MNMDGRVTHESEDDERMGGGGGGGVIDDDKRKRAEAGGGASGKKGSIGGGSSSVMKMCRAEKCSVDLGDAKAYHRRHKVCEHHAKAQVVLVAGIQQRFCQQCSRW